The following coding sequences are from one Humulus lupulus chromosome X, drHumLupu1.1, whole genome shotgun sequence window:
- the LOC133806138 gene encoding U-box domain-containing protein 14-like, with product MFYSIFKRAKERTESLDSQLDQDLIVADKVDDPDPVILKRLTNKLHLMMINDLKRESVAFHEMFITNDEVPGDSFQKMLSLLNKLMEYVLLENPTNDAPESDKDLVKHRSPVIPDDFRCPISLELMKDPVIVSTGQTYERSCIQKWIDIPGSTRDCVSSSSNRSTLVIHFLK from the exons ATGTTTTACTCAATTTTCAA AAGAGCAAAAGAGAGAACAGAATCACTTGACTCGCAGCTAGATCAGGATTTAATCGTGGCCGACAAAGTAGATGACCCTGACCCTGTAATTCTGAAACGACTTACAAACAAGCTGCATCTCATGATGATCAATGACCTTAAAAGAGAGTCAGTTGCTTTCCATGAAATGTTTATCACAAATGATGAAGTTCCAGGGGACTCATTTCAAAAGATGCTGTCCTTGCTTAACAAGTTAATGGAGTATGTACTACTAGAGAACCCAACAAATGATGCCCCTGAAAGTGATAAGGACTTGGTTAAGCACAGATCTCCTGTTATTCCAGATGATTTTAGGTGCCCAATATCACTTGAGTTGATGAAAGACCCTGTGATTGTCTCCACTGGACAG ACATATGAAAGATCCTGTATTCAAAAGTGGATAGATATACCTGGCAGTACCAGGGATTGCGTGTCCTCATCCAGTAACAGGTCTACTCTAGTTATCCATTTTCTCAAGTAG